One segment of Meleagris gallopavo isolate NT-WF06-2002-E0010 breed Aviagen turkey brand Nicholas breeding stock chromosome 8, Turkey_5.1, whole genome shotgun sequence DNA contains the following:
- the LOC100540595 gene encoding dual specificity protein phosphatase 13-like, translated as MLHTRDNSFPSSSAGVPASYETPALADLQRLIWFRGGSDNHVDQVWPNIYLGDAWAARSITTIQSLNITHILNAAHGPYSINTGAKYYKDLQIEYFGIEAFDDPSFDLSIFFYDAANFIGKALNTSGGKVFVHCAMGVSRSATLVLAFLMIHENMTLVDALKTVGSHRDICPNTGFLSQLRELDIKLSEERKRTREPASKAL; from the exons ATGCTTCACACTAGAGACAACTCCTTTCCGAGCAGCAGCGCAGGCGTCCCAGCATCCTACGAAACTCCAGCACTAGCAGATCTCCAGCGACTGATTTGGTTCAGAGGAGGGTCTGATAACCATGTGGACCAAGTCTGGCCAAATATTTACCTCGGAGATGC GTGGGCTGCTAGGAGCATAACTACTATTCAAAGCCTCAACATAACTCATATCCTTAATGCAGCGCATGGGCCATACAGCATCAACACAGGAGCCAAATATTACAAAGATCTGCAAATAGAGTACTTCGGAATAGAAGCATTTGATGATCCTTCCTTTGATTTAAGTATCTTCTTCTACGATGCTGCCAATTTCATAGGCAAAGCCTTAAACACTTCAGGAG GTAAAGTTTTTGTTCACTGTGCCATGGGGGTGAGCCGCTCTGCAACATTAGTGCTTGCCTTTTTGATGATCCATGAAAACATGACGCTCGTGGACGCTCTGAAAACGGTGGGTTCTCACAGAGACATCTGCCCAAACACAGGGTTCCTCAGCCAGCTGCGAGAACTGGACATTAAATTAAGcgaagagaggaaaagaaccAGAGAACCTGCTAGCAAAGCACTGTAA